In the Flexistipes sp. genome, CACTTACCGCTTCTGCAGTTGGCTCTATGGACAGAAGACTGGCAGAGGAACTGTCCAGTATGGGAGCAGGACGGCTGCAGATGTCCTTGACATATATGTATGAAGCCAAACCGGCAATTTTTGCGGCGGCAGTTACAGCCTTCGGCAGGGTCTTTGCCGAAGTAGGCGTTTCTATGATGCTTGGCGGGAATATTAAATGGGCCACGAGAACCATGACTACAGCCATAGCACTCGAGACGGGTAAAGGCGAGTTTGCAATGGGAATAGCTCTTGGCATTGTCCTTATGAGTATTGCCATTATTATTAATTTTTTCAGCATGTATTTAACAGAGAGGGTGTAGTGAATAGCACGGCTGTTTCGGGTGTAAACATTGAAAAAACATTTGATTCTGACTTCACCCTTTTTGTTTCTCAGTTCAATGCTTCATATGGGAAAGTGTACGGTTTTTACGGTCCTAACGGGAGTGGAAAAACCACTTTCCTGAAAATTCTCGGTCTTATTATGGCTCCTGATTCCGGCGAAATCTTTATTAACGGATATAGTGCATCTGTCTATAATTTAGAAATAAAGAGAAAAATGAGTTTTGTGTTTCAGGAGCCGAAACTTTTAAAAAGAAAAGTAAAAGATAACTTGATATATCCTTTAAAATTAAGGAATGAAACAGTGTATCTGGAAAATATTAACAGAATACTTAAAAAACTTTCTCTTAATCCTCATATATTTCTTCATAAAAAACCTCTCGAACTTTCCGGTGGTGAAAAGAAAAGGCTTTCTCTTGCTCAAAAGCTTATTTTTGACCCGGATATTATACTGCTGGATGAGCCCACTGCTAACGTGGATTCAACAAGCCTGTCGGTTATTACCGGTTTTCTTACTGAACTGAAAAAGCAGAATAAGTGCATAATTGTAAGTAGTCACGATTATGAATGGCTCACTGACACTGCTGACAAAATTTATTATCTTAATAACGGCCGTCTTTACACGCAAAAATATGAAAATGATTTGGGAAGGGGGTTTGAATATTTTGCTGCAGGATTGTACCATAAACGTTTCGCAA is a window encoding:
- a CDS encoding ATP-binding cassette domain-containing protein; amino-acid sequence: MNSTAVSGVNIEKTFDSDFTLFVSQFNASYGKVYGFYGPNGSGKTTFLKILGLIMAPDSGEIFINGYSASVYNLEIKRKMSFVFQEPKLLKRKVKDNLIYPLKLRNETVYLENINRILKKLSLNPHIFLHKKPLELSGGEKKRLSLAQKLIFDPDIILLDEPTANVDSTSLSVITGFLTELKKQNKCIIVSSHDYEWLTDTADKIYYLNNGRLYTQKYENDLGRGFEYFAAGLYHKRFAKTDVIVSSPEKSVDEGCYINPEDILIALDEPQKISARNVIKMRVNDIEIQEKKVKIGLVKDDLRLVSYISKKALLELDLSKNKEVYVVFKASSAKWYK